ATAGCCCAGAAAATAACATATACCATAAGTACTTCTTCTATCAATTATGTCTCCAGCAAAGtctgcatcacaataaccaactgTAGAAAATTTATCAGACCTAGGATACCATAAACTATAGTTAGATGTGCCATGTACATATCTAATGATTCTTTTTACTGCAGAAAGATGTGATTCTTTAGGTTGTGATTGGAATCTAGAATAAACCCCAATATTTTGCACTATATCAGATCTAGAGGATGTAAGATACATGAGAGAACCTATCATACTTCTATACATAGTTTTATCAACATCTTTCTCAGTTTCATCCTTATTTAACCGAGAGTTTGGATGCATGGGAGTGCCTATAGGTTTGGCATTCTCCATTCCAGACTTTAACTAGTTCCTTGACATACTTCTCTTGATAAATGAAAATACCATTCGaagtttgtttaatttgaagCTCAAGAAAAAAGTTAAGTTCCCCtatcatactcatgtcaaattcagTAGTCACGAGTTTTTCAAAATCAGTGGAAAGGGACTCATCGGCTGAACCAAATATtatatcatcaacataaatttgaactagaataaaagaatcattagaatttTTAATGAATAGAGTAGTGTCTgtggtgcctctttgaaaattatttttcaaaagaaaagaactAAGTCTTTCATACCAAACTCTAGGAGCTTGCCTTAAACCATAAAGTGCTTTGGAAAGCTTAAAAACATGATTTGaaaattctttattttcaaaaccaggaGGTTGTGCCATATACACTTCTCTGTTAATCACACCATTTAAGAATACgcatttcacatccatttgaaaACGTTTAAAACCACAATAGGCAGCATAAGCAAGGAAAAGTCTTATAGCTTCCATTCGGGCCACAGGATCAAATGATTCATCAAAATCTATCCTTTCCTCTTGATCATATCCTTGTGCCACCAATCTAGCTTTTTTCCTTGCTATGCTTCCATCCTCATTCAGTTTGTTCATGAAAATTCATTTAGTATCgtcactttttttttcaattggaGCCGGTACAAGAGTCCACACTTGATTTTTCTCAAATTGTTGCAGCTCTTCCTCCATGGCTTTGACCCAAGAAGGGTCACTTAGAGCCTCTTTGACAGTTTGAGGTTCAATTTAAGAGAGAAGTGCTAAATTATTTTCTTCTGATACTCTTCTTGTTGAGGATCTTATAGTGACACTTTGAGAAGGATCCCCAATGTTGAGTTCTTGAGGGTAGTTCTTTAGAAATCTCCATTCACGAGGTCTTGTGGACTTAGAAGCAGATTTGATCACTGAGGGATTCAATGAACAGGTGGTTTCAGGATTCTCAacagattcatgagacaaaatagAATTGTCTTCTGTAGGATTTTTTGCAGCTGCAGTTTCTGATTCATTTTGTTCAAATTTTTCACTCTCATGATTTTGGACTTTTTCATCATCCTTTTGGACTTTTTCATCATACTTTTGAACATGATTTCTTGCATCACAATCTTCTAAAATACTTTGAACCGAGTTAGTATCAtaaaatgtaacatgtatggactcctcaataattctagcatcttgatgataaactcTATATGCCTTACTAGTTGTGGAGTAACCAACAAAAATACATTCATAGgcttttggatcaaattttcctaAATCATTTTTGGTATTTAAAACAAAGCACTTGCATCTAAAgatatgaaaatattttagatTTGGTAGATTTCCTTTTCATAGttcataaggagttttctttaaaAACTTCCTAATGATGGTCCTATTCAAAATGTAGCATGCCGTAGTCACAGTTTCAGCCCAAAGAAACTTAGGAACTTCACTTTCACATAACATGACCCTTGCCATTTCTTGAAGACTTCGATTCCTTCTCTcaacaacaccattttgttgtggtgttcttggataaaaaaaattatgtaaaattcCAAGTTCATCACAAAGCCACCATCATAGTTGTTGAGACTGAGAAAGAAGCTAGACTTTTCCGTCATGTGCCTAGAACATCCGCTGCCCAAGTATCATAGGTCTTTCTTCCTCTTGGACGCTAGGCAAATCTGGAATCATTTTAAGTGGCCTTAGATATCCAAAAAAgtttggatcctttgaagttaatccatcttggttgCCCAAGTTCATTAAAATCACAAACAACCTTGTATGTTTTATTTCCCATAATTATTTTGGCAATAAAACATTGAGAGGAAGAATGACCATTTTTATTGCAATTAGGACAATGATTTTTGATTCCATGATGCTGAAAGTGAGTGATATTATGATGCTGAAATTGATTTAAGGTATGGTGCTGAAAATGATTAAAGGTTtgaaattttctggtttttgaGTGAGGCGcatttcttttgaaaaattgatttttagtaCCTGCACCTGTTTTTGCAAAATATCCCAAACTAGAATTATTTGAAACAGATTTGGTTCTTGAATATGAGACAGTTTTGTTAAAGtgtgatttttcaaaaataaccTCATCGTTAGTGAAATAATCAAGACCAAAATTTTTTGACACTGGATTGATCTTTGAAGATGATGCATTTTAATCAAAAAATAGTTTTTCAAAACTAGcattagttttagttgagtAACCCAAACCAGAAATTTCAAATAAGGGTTTTGTCTTTGAGTTTGATGCTTCGGTATTAGTGAATGATTTTTCAAAAACTGCATCATCCTTTGTCACATAATCGAGACCAGATTTTTCAAATAATGGTCTTTGATTAGCAAGTAATTTGTCTAAGTTGGTGGAACTGTGTGCAAATTTTGCTAAATCATTATTCAAGTCTTTAATCATTtcatttaatctttcattttctgCAACTAGTTCTTGTGAAGCGTCAACTGTGtgctttcctttaaatttttcaatttcagaTTTTAAATATCTATTTTCTTCAACAATATCAAAAGCACATTCAGTCTccttcacttttttttttcaaaaactcattTTCAGCTTTCAAAACTTCATTTTCAGATTTGCATTTGTTGTATTTTTTCAGCAATTTTTCAGAATGGTGAGTGAgatcatcaacaataacatGTAATTCTTCAAGAGATAAGTCATAGTAATTTACCTCTTCTAATTGATCATCACCAGCTATGAAACAGACTTGAGCTTCATATTTGGAGTCCTCTTCCTCATTCGAATCATTCTCTAGATCCTCCCAAGAAGCCATGAgcactttcttcttttctttcttagcCTTGTCATCTTTCTTGAATTTTGGGCAGTTAAACTTGAAGTGTCCTACTTCATTGCAGTGATGACAAGTGACCTTGTTGAGATCCTTCTTTTGGTCCTTTGAACTTGATCCCTTGTACTTGCCTTTGCTCCTCATTAGCCTTCTTAATCTCCTAGCAAAAAAGACAAGTTCGTCATCTGAAAAACTTTCACTTGAATCACTCTCCCTAGACTCAACTGTTGATTTTAGGGCCACTCCTTTTTTCTTTGTGTATTGGCTAGTGTGTGTGGCTTCATATGCTAAGAGTTTCTCTCTCAACTCATAATAGGTTAGTGGATTCAGGTTGTTACTCTCGGCTAGAACATTGTCTTTTGTTTCTCATTCTTTTGTAAGGCTTCTAAGGAATTTTCTCATTAGAGTTTGTTCCGTGTGTGTCAAGCCCATAGCATCAAGGCTGTTGATGATGATTAAGAATCTCTCAAACATCTCATCAATactttctccatccttcatggTGAACATCTCATATTCTTTTCACAGCATATCAATCTTTgtttctttgacttgtttgGTGCCCTCGTGTGTAACTTGGAGTTTCTCCCAAATTTCTTTTGCCGTCTTGCATCTAGATACCTTCCGGTATTTCTTGAAGCTGGTAGCACAGTGTAGCAAGTTTATTGCTTTAGCATTTAGCTCCACCTTCTTTTTGTCATCATCATTCCATttgacttcctcctttggagTCACTACTCCATCAGCACTTGTCTTTGTAGAGATTTTAGGACCATTCACCACTATCTTTCATATATTTTAGTCAATTGATTGAATGAAGATCCACATCCTTTCTTTCCAATAAGCATAGTTCTTTCCATTAAAGAAAGGAGGTCTGTTGTTTGACTAACCCTCTGTTAGAGTGTAAGCCACAGTGGTTGCACCCATGTTGTTTGCCATTGGACCTTTCTTCCAAGCTGTgaagcttgattcttgagacctaactcttgataccaattgaaggtttgatggcttagagaaggggggagggggttgaatctatgacctTCTTTTAAGTTGATTGAAGAACCCTTAAAACCAAGAAatgaaacttttcttctatttgTCTGCGTGATGGATTAAGTAGGAGATAATTTAGTTTTGTCTCATAAATCACAAAGAGACAAAATAgtgcagagaagaagaaaatggcaCCAgtatatatcctggttcagttgctttgtgcaatgcaacctacatccagtctccaccacaacgTTAGTAGAATTTTCACTATACTTTCAAGTGTTACAAACACCAATTCTCTAGGACTCAACATAATCCTATCTGGGATAAACCAAACTACAACATAAGCCTGATTTGGTTAGGCAACATCCTAGTCTCTCACTACGCTAAGTGCTTACCCAACTTAGTAAGGGATAGATCAGACACAAGATGCAAAACAGAAATACAAACAAATAGAAATCTGAAATTAACTTTGGCTTTTCTTTTCAAGTTTCTCTCTTTGCATTTTCTCTCTATTTGACTTTTTCAAATACCTCACATTTATGCCTTTTTTTCACTCAAGAGAAAACAGAGAAAGATAAACATTGAAATAGAATAATAGAACAATAAACCATGAAGGAGATGATGATCACTACCTTAAAGCTATCAGATGAACCAACTTCAGAACTCTCTATGATTGTTCTTCATTTTGGCGATATGTTTCTTTAATGTAGAAACACAGTCCAAAGCGTTGAACTCTCATTAGAAATGCTCTCAATGCAACTCAGATTCTGGTTCTCTCTCATTGCCTTCAAACTGAAGTGATTTTTCTATTTGTATGAGCTCTGACTCAACACCTAGGGCTTATTTCACAAAGTCAGCTTCTTGTTCTCACAAAATCAGAGCAGTAGCTACGCAGAAGAGAGATGGGACTGCAGTAGAGATTTCtgatttcatgcattcatacctttcatcttttttttttcaataaaagaTCTGAACCATTTATTCTTATTTTGGCTCCAAGTTCCTTTCTTGACCGTTGATCCACAGTAAAACTTCATAACCtccattttctttatttttttcagaaatgggtatgagagagaagaaaacTTCAACAAGCTACTTTGGAGTACTACAAATGAAAAGATTTTCTGATAATGCCTTAGatcttatttcttcttctttcttctttgtagTTAACACCTTTTTCTTCTAGGATGTGAACCCTAGCATAGCCATCTTGTCATGCGTGGgtgagagaagagaagaaagaaaacacAGAGTTGGTTTAGTGAAAAGGATAGTTCAAATGCAAATGGGGTTTGAATTACTTGGTTAGCTGTCAATTCAAATTGATTGAATGGACTTGGATCTTTTCTTGGGCCAATTACTTTCTTTAATCCCTGAAGCATTCCTTTCATCtttgataaaaatttaatgatgatcaattattttcaatgttctgaaaaccggTTCGAACCGACTGGTCGAACCGGTCGAACCGTGAACCGGACACTGAAGCGGTTCGAATAACAAGGAAAACCGCAGAATTTGAAAACCGGCGTTGAACCGACAAACCTAGACCCGGCCGATTTTTTAACCTTGCAGCAAAACGCCGCCGTTTTGCGTTTTGGGAACCCTAATTCTCTTTTCCCCTTCGCAGTTCGCACTTCGTCCAGCTGCTCATCACTCCATTCCAGCGTCCCACAGAAGACAGAGCAACACCCACGAGGTCACGACCCACCACACCTGAAGCCCTCAACGCACTCACCTCCGTCGCGCCTTCAGCACCGTCACGCCTTCAGCAGCGTCGTGCCGTCAGCTCCGTGGCGCCGTTGGGTCCGTCGCGCCGTCAGATACCTCGCGCAGTCAGCAGCGTCCCGCAGTCGAGCTCAGCTCCGTCGCGCACTCAGCCACTTCGCATGTCACCTCCGTCGAGCTCTGCCTCTGAGAGAAAGCAATAGAGAAGCGTTGAAGCGTTGAAGAAATTAAAGCCTGAAGTCCTTCAAGCTCTGAGAGAAAGCAATAGATTTCCTCATTTCTaggtaatttttaatttagttatgaACATGATTTTGTGATGAAATCCGATACTGATTCTGATGAACTGAACTCTGATGAATAGAACTCTGAGTCTCTGAAACTGTTATGAACTGATATAGTGATATGTGAACTCTGTGAACTCTGATGAAACTGTGATGAAATATGAACTGATTTTGTGACATGATTGTGTGAATTCTGATTTTGTAAAATCTGATTGTGTGAACTCTGATTTTGTGACATGATTTTGTCATTGTGAACTCTGGTTTTGTATACTCTGATTTTGAGATATGATTTTGtgaacaaaaaattttttgaaccTGAGATGTTGTTTGTATACTctgattttggaatttggatgttGTTTGTTCATTTGTTGTGAATTTGAGAGTTGAGATTATTGGGTTGGATTGCTGGTAATATTTAGGTATGGAAGAAAGTATCAACCAAACATGGCAAATGAATTAAGATTCTAAAACATTGATATTTCAGAACCAATGGCAGCATCATTTAAGAAGTGCCAAAGTGGATATTTCATCTGTTAAAACTAAGACGTTCAACTAATCTTAAAGATCTGTTCATGTACAGCATTGTAACATAGTTTCAGTCCCCAACCAATACATGGTACAATAAATAGCAGTGACAAAATTTTAAGGGAAAATCTTTGTAAGAGTTTTTAATGTAAGTGCCATATGAATTCCAATTCTTCATCTTTGACCAAATTTAATTGGCGATCTCAATAATCATCCATTTAAAGATCTATTCGTGCTCCAAACTGATCAACCGAAGTCTTCCCCTTTTGTTTTGTACTCCGAAGAATTGAAACCTGCAAGATATCACAACGGAAAAAAGCCATCATTTTTCAAAAGGTTAGTTCAGAAGAGGATCAAGCTAGCAGAGTTAGATAAACGTTTTTTGCACTCATTCTAAATCACATACTGAGCTAAACGTTTTTTGATTGGTTGTTTGTTTGTTgacttttgaactttgaatttgTATTTGAATGAGATTATAACATTTGGTTTATgtagtatttttaatttgaatgatattttaaagtttagattagactataattatattttcatgtgcttatttatattttatttattattttattataaaacgatTTTTACGGTTCAACTACGGTCAAACCGATTAAACCTATAAACCAGTAAACTAGTACTTAGAGCGGTTCAATGACCGGTTcagttttcagaaccttgattATTTTCATGAACTTGTGTAAATGAGCTAAATTCATTTTGGacttattttcattcttcttaggccagtataatttaattaatttcctGCACACTAAACACATACACTAGTCACAGATATAATTAGACTTTCAACCCAAACACCAAATATTTATTATCATTAatatcattaatttttaaactcaacaaaaataaattattctctCTTAAACTTTTTTAAGAATATAGTTATCTGACTTGAATGTCATCAGAGTCATTTTTACAGATATTATGCCGGTCCGTATTTTTTTAGAGGCCAAAATATAATTCAATCAGAGCAAAAGAAacattgtatttttttataaacaagTTAATTATACTTCGGAAAATTTCTCAGGgaaaaacataatatatattattttaatatatattttatatgattaGTTGATAACTAATCTTCCGTGTAGGCGCATACTTCATAATTCATTGTGATTACCCTGAGTCCTTGACCATATATAACATCATCATATCCATGCTTAGTTGCGTGCTAAGCCAAACATTCGTTAGtttataaaatcataattaGCCTCAATTCCGTTGATGACAAAATAAAACATTTAGTGGAGGATTTTCCAAACCAACTAGCAAAAAAGCTGAGCATTTGGTGGAAGAATGAGGATTTGTGTCCTCATGTCTCAGATTGTCGCAGAAGTGGGTGGGTCCTCCTCACTTAGGTGCTGCATTTTATGTTTCAAATATGCATGGTTTCGACTTTGGAATGTGTTTAATAAAACTAAGACAagtattttaaaagattattaTGTCGATGTCCTTTTTCATTTGTTTAATAACTATGAACCAAAACAATAAAGTATTACTTAATATAACGATAATATTAAGAAGACagttatattaaaaataaaatataacaataattaataaatattaaataaaataaagtttaactgtttttaactaatattttttatttatcaaatattttcGTAACTTAAGACTTTTTGAATCATCTATAATGTTAATTAATGCGAATATTAatctcttttaaaataaaagaacagataaaataataaaataaaaaattaattatttttaaaataaaaataaaatttatctacgataaaaattataaatttaataatgataaatcacttattttattatttgttatttttttatgaacCTTCGCTCTATGTATTAGAATATCATACTTAGGAATAAAAtcagaaaaatataaaaaaatagaaaaaaatcaatgtaatttattaaaatattattgcaTAACTAGCGTACTCTTGATTTATATATTGGTAAGAACCTTATAATTACAgatgaaaaaaatatgaataataaaaataatatttttttaaataatttttcgttttttttctaAACTCTTTGTAACATGgtaacatggtatcagagcagaaTTTAGGTTCTAGGGACTCAAAATTCTGACGAATTAACATTACAAATTGCAAATATGCTACGCAATAGTTTTGGCATGCAatcatcataaaccaattttGACAATTTGTCAATTTATTTCAAACTAAACGGATATAATTATCTATTATGGGCAGCTCTGATGAAAAAAACAATTGgtggaagaagaaagaagaaacacaCCAAAGAAAATCGCTCTAAGAGTGTGGGTTACCCAGCTTAATGGAAAAACAATCCCAATTCATCGAGAAATCAGAATAAGGGAGCCGCCGCTGTGAGAGGTCACCAGCAGGGATGGTGGGGCCAGAGGAAGCAAGTCACGATGTCAAGGCAGCAGCGGTGATAAAGGCAAGGATTACTGAACTCTTTGGCTGCTCAACCCATACAGCGatctagcaactgtatcaatgagttcttgagcctcttcaattgtccttctcatgtgtatagatccaccagctgagtgatctagagataTCTaggctttctctgtaagcccgtagtagaagatgtctaacttcACCCACACTAAAAACATTTTAGatgggcatttccttagcatccctctgtacctctcccaagcatcacaaagaattcattatcctcttgtttaaagccttggatgtccagtcttagctgtgtcatcctttttggagggtaatattgattcaagaatttgtttgataactgtttccatgttcttatgcttGCTATGGGTTGGTTAATTAACCAGGAGACCCAAAATCAAAAtccaattaaaaagataaatgaaTGGATTTTCGATTGTGGGGCTACCGATACTATGACTCATGACCTCCATGATTTTAACAGTTTGACTATACCCTCAAAAATCCATATTGAAAAAGCTAGTGGAGAATTAATTGATGTTAAAGGAGGAGGCTCCATTACATTTtcagaaaaattgaaattaaaaaattgccTGCACTATCATCAAAATTATTGTCTATTAGCCAAGTAATAAAGGAACTAAATTGTGTGGTACTCATGTACTCTACCTTTTGTCTTTTACAGGACATTCTTGCGAAAGAAATCGTTGGGTGTGATACTGAACGAGAAAGCCTTTACTACGTTGATGAAGTAGCACACCAGGGTCATGCCATGCTTGCTCACGGAAGGTTACTAGGCAACTTTGGTTATGGCACAGGTGTCTCGGACATCCTTCATTTGGGTACTTCAAGTTTCTATTTCCTAGTCTTTTTACAAGCAGTACTGAACTCCTCAAATGTGAAATTTGTATTCGTGCAAAAAATCacagattttatttttctccaaCCACACTAAAGTCAATTCCAGTTTTTCTCTAATACACTCTGATGTGTGGGCCCAGCCCCTATTTCCCAtaataattttcaatattttgtgttatttgtGGATGATTTCTCTCGCCTGACTTgagtatattttttaaaacaaaaatctgAAGTACCTGATAAGTTCTTTACTTTCTACCAAATGATTCAAACTCAATTCAACAAGAAAATCTAAGTACTTCGCTCAGATAATGGTGGAGAATTTATAAACCAATCAATTcgcaattttttttatgaaaaatggTCTTATCCATCAAACTTTCTGTCCAAATACACCCcaacaaaatggtgtggttGAGCGGCAAAATCGTAAGTTACTTGAGATGACGCGAGCCATGCTTTTTGATGCACAAGTTCTAAAAACTTTTTGGCCTGAAGCTATAACGACTTCTGCCTACTTACTAAATTGTCTACCTACTAAATCGCCTATCTACCCAAGTTCTCCACCATAAAACACCCTTACAAGTCTTGGCTACTCAGACTGCAATCATGTCTATTCTAACCTTACCACCTCGAGTATTTGGATGTTTCGTCTTTGTCCATATCCCCAAAATCAATAGAACCAAACTTGATCCTTGTGCAGAAAAATGTGTTTTCGTTGGGTATGCTACACACCAAAAGGGGTATAGGTGCTATAATCCAATCACTCGTCGTATTCATGTGACCATGAATTGTAATTTTTTAGAATCCGAATTTTACTTCAGCCACCAACATGGCATTCAGGGGGAGAACAATAATGAACCACCAAATTGGATAAATAATCTTTGTTGCCCAGAAACTGTTCAAACAGAGCAAGTAGATGGAGTCACCGAGCATATTTCACTCAATGTAGAAAACAACTCGGTACATACAACCAGTGAGATTCTTTTTTAGAATGTCAAACAAGAGGTAAGTAATTGTCAATCTGGTAATTTACtccctatttttaatgaagccGCTAACAATAATAGTATAGTACTGGAACATGAAGAATTAGAGCCCAATACCTTTATTCTTCCTCCAAGAAGAAATAAAGAGATGCCTCCTGATCGATACTCACCATAACATGTTTCTCGTAACTCAAGATACCCGATAAGAGTGGCCAGAGAAGGAATAGCAAATGTTGCAAAGGCTTTTTCCACCAGACTCTTAACAGAAGACATTCTAAGAACTGTCCGAGAAGCCAATGAGAAAGTTGAATGGCGAAAAGCCATGAATGCAGAAATGGAAGCTCTAGAGAAGAACAGAACTTGGGAGAAGTGTATCCTACCAACAGGAAAAAATCCAGTCGGGTGCAAATGGATTTTCACCATTAAACACAAGGTAGATGGCACTATTGAAGGGTACAAGGCAAGGTTGGTGGCCAAAGGTTATACACAGACCTATGGTATCGACTACACTGAAACTTTTTCACCGGTTGCAAAAATTAATACTATCAGGGTGTTGTTTTCAATAGCAGCAAATGAAGATTGGCCACTCCATCAATTTGATGTCAAGAATGTTTTCTTGCATGGAGAGTTGAAAGAAGAAGTGTACATGGAAACTCCTCCAGATTTCTCAACGAAATTTAGAAAACATGAAGTTTGCCGGTTAAAGAAGACTCTTTATGGGCTTAAACAATCTCCATGTGCCTGGTTCGGAAGATTTACAGATGCCATGAAAAGGTATGGGTACAAGCAAAGTAACTCTAATCAATacccttttttgaaaaaacGGGGAG
Above is a genomic segment from Arachis stenosperma cultivar V10309 chromosome 1, arast.V10309.gnm1.PFL2, whole genome shotgun sequence containing:
- the LOC130933694 gene encoding secreted RxLR effector protein 161-like, which translates into the protein MENAKPIGTPMHPNSRLNKDETEKDVDKTMYRSMIGSLMYLTSSRSDIVQNIGVYSRFQSQPKESHLSAVKRIIRYVHGTSNYSLWYPRSDKFSTVGYCDADFAGDIIDRRSTYGICYFLGYSLNVWSSKKQSTVALSTAEAEYIAASFCCSQLL